TTTGCAGCGCGAAAGCGACGAAGCCGCCAAGGCACGCGCTTGGGGCGATGGGTCGGATACGACGACTTCGGCAAGCGCAGCCGTCGCTTCGGGTGTGCCCGCGGAGGCGAGCTCCTTCAGCGCACGAAGCCTGGAGCTGATGCGTGCGGAACGCCGCGCCGATACGATCGATGGCGAAGGTTCACGCTTGGCGGAGCGGACATCGTTCAGCAGCGTTTCGACAGCGGCACGCACGGTGGGAACTTCATTCGCCGCCGCAGCGGATATCGCCTCGGACAAACCCGCTTGGGCCACCGCGCAAAGCGCCGCTCGAGCCGCACTTCGCGCTTCGGGAACGGGCGATCCGAGCGCTCGTGTCCATGCCGCGACGGCGCCAATTCTATCGAGCGACAATGCGGCGCTCCGGCGCACTCGGTCACACGGATCGAAGAGAGCTCGTTCGAGGACGGACCAATCGGTTGGAGCGAGCGCTGCAATGGCTTCGGCTGCGCGACTGCGGACTTCCGCGTCGGGGTCGCGCAGCGCGAAAACGATGGACTTGGCAGCGTCTTTGTCGCCCGTTTTGGCGAGCGCATAGGCCGCACATGCTCGGACGGGAGGTGCGGGATCGGTGAGCGCCGTCGAGCAAAGCGCGCGCGCAGCACGCACGTCGCCAATGCGTCCCAGAGCTTCCGCCGCGGCCGCGCGGGTCGTCGCGTCGGCATCTGCGAGCGCCGAAATGAGGCGCAACGTCGCACGTGGATGACCAATGCGCCCAAGGACGCGCGCGGCCCAGGTACGCGCGGAGGGCTGGTTGTCCGCGAGGAGCTCGAGAACCGGGCCAATGGCCAATTCACCGTACGAAACGAGCGCTTCGGCGACGGTGGGTGCACTTCGATCGTCGTTCGACGCGAGCGCTTGGCACAGATGCGGCACGACGGCTTCATCCATGATGGAACCAATCGCTTCGCCAGCCGCAAAACGCACGGTGGAATCTTCGTCGGGATCGACCAGCGCTTCGACGAGCGATCTGCTCGCGGCAATCGCGCGCAATTTTCCAAGCATTCGTGCGGCATGCGCGCGTTCATTCCACGAGCGTGCATTGCGCAAGGTTTGTTCCCAAGCCTCACGTAGCCCCAATTTTTCACACACCTCGGCACATACGGCCTCTTGCCCGAGGGCTTGTTCGAGCGCCGCTTCCACGGTGTGCATGTCGAATGTGCGAGAAAGCGCGCGTGCCAAATGTCTTGGCGGCACATGTCGCAGCTCGTGAATGACATTGCGTGCCAAGACGAGCCGTTCGAGCGCTTTTTTTGCACGCCGCCTTCGCACGACTTCTCGCCCGATGACAAAAGCGCCCGGTACGAAAGCTACCGCGACGATTGCGAGCGCCACATAGAGCACGAACGCGATGACGTTCACTTCGCACCCTGGCAATGAAGCATTCGATGTCGCAGGCGTCACGGCAAAACCCTTGCGCCCGAATTTGTCCCAACCCTTGTTGCCCTTCAGAAAATCATACAGCCCGCGAAGCTGCCAAAACACCAAATATTGACGATATCCCAAATTCGACAAAAGGCCCACGAACACGAGGATGATCGTGTCCTTGGCCCGCGGGTACGCGACGAGCGACACCGATTCGTGCGCCCCGCGCATGTTCGACGCTGAAAATGTGCAAAGCAAAATAGACAATGTCGACAAACA
Above is a genomic segment from Polyangiaceae bacterium containing:
- a CDS encoding HEAT repeat domain-containing protein, encoding MEIVVRLHRWLLDKGMRGRIICLPFAIAWTEAPENYRDLGKQRARWYRGLWEVIVYHRAIMFRPQYRQIGLFAMPYQLVFEALAPPIECVGYLLLILTAIFGALSPAALLSFLGLAMAMNFCLSTLSILLCTFSASNMRGAHESVSLVAYPRAKDTIILVFVGLLSNLGYRQYLVFWQLRGLYDFLKGNKGWDKFGRKGFAVTPATSNASLPGCEVNVIAFVLYVALAIVAVAFVPGAFVIGREVVRRRRAKKALERLVLARNVIHELRHVPPRHLARALSRTFDMHTVEAALEQALGQEAVCAEVCEKLGLREAWEQTLRNARSWNERAHAARMLGKLRAIAASRSLVEALVDPDEDSTVRFAAGEAIGSIMDEAVVPHLCQALASNDDRSAPTVAEALVSYGELAIGPVLELLADNQPSARTWAARVLGRIGHPRATLRLISALADADATTRAAAAEALGRIGDVRAARALCSTALTDPAPPVRACAAYALAKTGDKDAAKSIVFALRDPDAEVRSRAAEAIAALAPTDWSVLERALFDPCDRVRRSAALSLDRIGAVAAWTRALGSPVPEARSAARAALCAVAQAGLSEAISAAAANEVPTVRAAVETLLNDVRSAKREPSPSIVSARRSARISSRLRALKELASAGTPEATAALAEVVVSDPSPQARALAASSLSRCKERWLSTPALSRALMDPAAEVATEAARALGEWHGAESRRLSDLPPETMRRISDLPPETMRRISDLPPDTMRRISELPPETMRRISDLPPESRRSTGRMDQRVTLV